The Nocardia bhagyanarayanae region CGCCGACAGCGACGGCTCGCCCGAGGTGATCACCCACACGTGCAGATCGTGCACCTCGCTGACCTGCGGAAGGGTGACGATTCGCGCGCCGATGGCGTCGGGATCGAGGTGGGCGGGCGCGGCTTCCAGGAAGATCCGCCCCGATTCGCGGACCAGCGCCCACCCGGCCTTCACCATCAGCGCGGCGACGACGAGTGCGGCGATGGCGTCGGCGCGGGGGTAGCCCGCCAGCCACACCACCGCGCCCGCGATGGCCGTGCCGATGAACGCGTACATGTCGTTGAGGATGTGCTGGAAGGCGCCTTCGACGTTGAGGCTGGTGCGGTTGGCGCGGCTGATGCACCACGCGGCGATGATGTTGACGACGATGCCGATCAGCGCGGTGACGAACACCAGTGGGCCTTCGACGTCCGGCGGATGGATCAGCCGGTTGACGCCCTCGTAGACGAACCACGCCGCGAGCAGCAGCAGGGTGATGCCGTTGGCCTGCGCCGAAAGGATCTCCGCGCGCTTGTAGCCGTAGGTGTACTGCCCGCGCGCCGGCCGCTTGGACAGGCGGATGGCGATCAGCGCGAGGACGATCGATGCGGCGTCGGTGAGCATGTGCGCGGCGTCGGTGATCAGTGCCAGCGACTGCGCGAGCAGACCGACCACCACCTCCGCCGCCATGAACGCGACGATCAGTGCCAGCGCGATGCTCAGCCAGCGTGGGTCGGAGTCCGCGGACACGCCGTGGTCGTGGTGGTGCCCGTTGCCGTGGTCGTGGCTGTGATCATGGGAATGCCGACGATCCCCGGCGCACTCGGGCTCTTCCGCCGCGGTGTTCGTCGGTCGCGGCGACCCGCACTGATCTCCCATGGTCGAACGTTCCTTCCGTTTCGGACGGCTGCCGCCGCATAGCCTAACCTATCTTGCAGACATGCGCATGTCTGCATTCGTGGGTGTAGAACGGTTGCCGGGCGGGTACCCGCATCCGGGCGCGCTACTGCGCTGCGCAACTGTGATCTTCTGCGGTGCACTGTCGTTCGGACCTGCGGTTACGATGCGGACGCACCTCGTGGGTGATCGACCGAACCATCCGCGCGGTGCGCGCCTTCCGGTCACTCGGAAGGCCCGACACAAAGGGGTATTCGATGGACAGGCCGGCGTGGGCGCCTGAGGGCGTCGATATGCAACAGGCGAGCCCGGCACGGATGTACGACGCGCTGCTGGGCGGCTCGCACAACTTCGATGTCGACCGCAAGGCTGCCGAACTGGGCAAGCAGCTCGTTCCCGACCTGCCGCGAGTCGCACTGAGCAACCGGGCCTTCCTGCGCAGGGCGGTGCGCTTCCTGGTCGACGCGGGCGTCCGCCAGTTCCTGGACATCGGCTCGGGCATTCCCACGGCGGGCAACGTGCACGAGGTTGCGCAGCAGATCGATCCCGAGATCCGCGTCCTCTACGCCGACATCGACCCTGTCGCCGTCGCGCACTCGAAGGCGATCCTGCACGGCAACGACCGCGCCGCGGCGATCGAGGCCGATCTGCGCAAGCCCGAGGAACTGCTCGGCAAAGTCCGCGAGACCGGGTTGATCGACTTCGAGCAGCCCGTCGGTGTGCTGATGGTCGCGGTGCTGCACCTGCTCTCCGACGACGACGCGCCCGCCGAGCGGGTCGCCGCGGTGCGCGACGCCGTGCCGAGCGGTTCCTACCTGGCGATCTCGCACCTGACCTCCGAGCTGCGGCCCGAGGACGCCGCACAGCTCGGCGCCAACGCGGCCCAGCAGAGCAAGATCGGGATTCACTTCCGACCCGCCGCGGCGATCACGGCTATGTTCGACGGATGGGACCTGGTGGAACCGGGTGTGGTCGAGCTACCCGCTTGGCGCCCGGAATCCGAGCGCGATCATCACGAGGCGCCCGGCCGATCGCTCGGCCTCGCGGGCGTGGGTCGCAAGGGCTGAGGCGGAAAGAGTAGTGGGTCTGCGCGAGCTGGCGTTGCGATGGGCGGACGCGCTCGACGGCGTCGTCGCCCCTACGCTCACGCGGACCGAGACGGAAGCGATGCTCGCCGATCTCGCCGAACTCCTCGTCGCGGCCATCCGCGGCGACGCCGACCTGCGCAACGCGCACGACGCGGCCGTGGTGCTGGTGGCCGCGAACTATCGCGACCCGCTCGTCGTCAGCCGTTCGATCGCGATGATCTGCCACGACATGGTCGAGGAGATCTGCGCCCCCGGCGACCTCGGCTACGAACGGGTGCGCGATCGCGCCGTCGCCGTGGCCGCCGAGTTCGCCGCGGGCTGCACCGGTGCGTTGCGCGCCGCCGCGCTCGTCGAACAGGAGACGACCCTCGGTGCCGCGCTGGCCGCGGCACGAGACGCCGAGGCGCGGCGGCAACTCTCGGAGGCCCGTTTCGAGGCGGTGTTCGCCGGCGCCTCGGTCGGCATCGGCACCGTCGACGTCACCGGACGCGTTCTCGCCGTGAACGCCGCCTTCGCCGAGATGCTCGGCCTGCCGCAGGAACACATGCCCGGCCGCTCGGTGGCCGATCTGCTCGGGCCAGCCAACATCGGCCACGCCTACAGCCAGTTCCGTCGCATGCTGGCCGGGGAAACCGATCGGTTCCGCTTGGAGACCCCGCACATGCGCCCGGACGGGGAACTGGCCCACATCGACCTGTCGATGTCGGCCGTTCGCGACGCCGACGGGCGGATCCAATTCCTGATCGGCGTGGCCGTCGACGTCACCGAACGCAAGCAGCTGGCCGACCGGCTGTGGCACGACGCCCACCACGACGATCTGACCGGCCTGCCCAATCGGCTGCTGTTCTTCGATCGGCTCGCGGGCGCCGTGCCGCCGATCGGCCTGTGCTACCTGGACCTGGACGGTTTCAAGGCCGTCAACGACGAGTGGGGGCATACCGTCGGTGATCGAGTGCTGCACGAAGTGGCCCAGCGCCTGCGCGCCGCCGCCGAGCCGCGCGCCGGACTCGCGGCCCGCATCGGCGGCGACGAGTTCATCGTGCTGATCGAGCGTTGTGCGGGAGAGCCGCAGCTGGCGGCGGTCGCGGACGAACTGCGCGCCGCGCTGGCGATGCCGCTGCGAGTGGCCGGGCATCCCGTGCACGTCGGCGCCAGCGTCGGCATCGTCTACGAAATCGACCGGCCGAGCGCTGTCGACGCGCTCATGCACGCGGTGGATACCGCCATGTACCGAGACAAGGCGGGTCGCTCGTCGCGCGGGCCGCAGTCGGCCTGACCGATCACCGGACCGGTTCGGCCAGCGAACTGTCGCCCGCCGCGGCGATCACCGCGCCGTCCTGGCTGATCAACCAGCGCCCGCACACGCAGCGCAGATAGCGGACGGCGCCGTGCGCGGACACGACGGTGGGGGAGGGCCAGGCGCAGGAAGGGCAAGTGGCGGACATGATCTCAGCCTGATGTAATGGCTTTGTGCATTTCAACCCTTACGGCGGCACGGCGGCGGAGCTGGCCGCCCGCCTGGTGAACGCCGACCCGGAAATGGACCTGCTCGAGGTGCTCGACGCGGCGGGATACAAGCCGCTGGGTTCGCTCGACGCGGCGCAGACCGCGGAATTGCGCCGCTGGATCGCGCGGCTCGCGGAGGTCTTCGACGCGCCCTCGGTGCCGCAGCTCAACGCGCTGCTGGCCGAAACGACCAGTCGCCCTTACATTTCCACCCACGACGGTCGTCCGCCGCACCTGCACTACGCCCACGAGGACGCGCCGACCGACGAGCGGGTGAAGGCCTACACGGCGGCCGGGCTCGCGGCGCTGTTCTGCGAAGACCCCGAGCGCATCGGCCGCTGCGCGCGGCCGGGTTGCGCGATGGTCTTCGTGGACACCTCCCGCAACGGTCGGCGCCGCTTCTGTTCGACTCGCTGCTCGAACCGGGTGCACGTCGCCGACCACCGGATGCGTCGCTCGGCGTGACCCCGCCGGGCCGAACTCAGTTGGTGACGAGCGGTCCATGCAGCTGGAAGTGCGGGTGCTCCTCGGCGCGCGTCCAGCGTCCGTAGGTCGCCTGGCCCGTATCGTCGTCGCGCTGGATCGGGCTGACCCAGGTGCGGCGCGGAATCTGGCCGCCGCTGCGCGGGCCGTGCGTCACCAACGGGACCTGCCTGGCCACCAGGTAGTAGTCCTCGTCGGAGCCCGTCTCGGGCAGGTATTCGCACAGTTGCTCGGCCGCGTCGCCGAGATCTGCGCCCGCCACCACGCCGTGGCGCGGACTCGGGCCGTCGGCCTCGACGACGACCGCCGAGACCGCCCACATGCGGTTGCCCGGCAAACGCCCGCCGGGTCCGTCGGGGTCGGTAATGGTGCGATGACGCGGTTCGGTGGTGTCTGCCGCCTCGGCCGCGTACGCGTTCTCGATCATCCTGCACCTCCGGTGGGGACGCGGGTCGGCCGGACCGGTGAGCTGTGATCGATCATCTTGCCTCCCAACGTAATCAGAAGAGAACAGCCGGTCATAGGTCGGGACAACTTGTGTCCGAGGTCAATTCGGCAATTACGAGGAGAACTGACCTGCAAAACAGTGTATAGCCCCGACGCGGCCGCTGTGACCGAACCGTCCGGTCGACGTGGTGAATCACGTTCCCCAGCATCATGATTCAACCGTCGCGGCGCTGCGGAGCGTTACCTCCAGGCGTGAAGTGCCCGCACTCGCAAATCACAGGCAATCGCTGCCACTGATCGAATGTGTTCGATTGGCTGCGCGATCGTGCGCGATCAGGCGGTGCCGTTGAGCCGTCCGGCCACCTCGGGCAGCCGATCGATCATCGCGATGGTGAAATCGGCGAGCAGATCGATCAGGCCGTCGCGGTCGACGTCGAGTCCGCCGTCCAGCCAGACGAGCACGAGTTCGGCGGCGCCGCCGGTGATGAGCTGGGAAGTCGCGGCGACCGCGGTTTCCTGACCCTCGGGGAGATCCAGGACGATGCGGGTCTGCTCGATGATGGTGGCGGCGACCGTGCGCATGCCCGCGAACCGGGTGCGCATCAGCGCCTCGTTGCCGTAGGCCTGCGCGAAGACGATCTTCGCTCGGCGCGGGTCGTCGGTGAGTTCGGTGATGAGTGCCGCCACACCGGCCCGGATGCGCTCCGCGGGCGAGCCTTCGGTCTCGGCGATGGCCGTGCGGGCTCGATCGAGCGCGGAACGCTGCACCTCGAGCAGAAGCTCGGCGGCCAGCGCGTCGAGATCGGGAAACGCCTCGTAGAAGAATCTTGGACCGACCTTGGCCTGTTCGCAGACCCCGCGCACGGTGAGCGCCGCGAGGCCCTGCGTGCCGACGATGGCCAGCGCGGCGTCGAGCAGCCGCCTGCGCCGATCCTCGCGACGCTCGGCGCTGGACACCCCGCGGTACGTGCCGGTGAATGCGCGAGTCACGCGGCCAGCTTGGCACAGCACAAGTTGGGAAACAAACGTGTACGGAAACGTACGTTTCCGATATCGTCGACTCATCGCAGCGTCGCGAAGGGATGGGCCATGAGTCTTCTCGTGCCACAAAGTGTCAGTGCGGTGTCCGACGGGGCCAGGCAGCTGCGGACCCAGCTGTCCTGGCGGGTCCAGCGCGTCGGCGTCCGTTTCGTGCGCCGTTATCCGACCAGGGTGCGTCCACTGGCCGAACCACCGGCGGGCAGCGGATTGCGCCCGACGGTCGGCGATTTCGGACCGCCGGGCATCGGATACACCTTGCACACCCTGGCCGATCCGATCGAGTTCGCGCGCGACCGCTTCGAGCGGTTCGGCCCGGTGCAGTGGATGGGCGTGCTCGGCAGGCCGGTGGTCACCGTCGGGAGCCCGGAGGCGTTCGAGGTCGTCATGCTCGATCGGGACAAGGTCTTCTCCGCGCAGCGCGGCTGGGAATGGCTCATCGGCCCGTTCTTCCGCGGCGGCCTGCTGCTGCGCGACTTCGACGAGCATCTGTTCCATCGCCGGATCATGCAGCAGGCGTTCACCCGGCCGCGCCTGGTCGGCTATCTCGAGCTGACCACGCCGCTGCTGCGCGACGGCATCCAGAAGTGGCGTCCCGCCGCGAACTTTCCCGTCTACAGCGCCATCAAGAAGCTGCTGCTGCAACAGGCCACCGAGGTGTTCGCGGGCGCCGCGCTCGGACCAGAGGGGACCAAGCTCGAGCACGCCTTCGAGGACGCGGTGCACGGCGGCACGGCGTTGGTCCGCGCCAATCTGCCCGGCGGGGTGTGGGCGCGCGGGCTGCGCGGTCGCCGGGTGCTCGAGGAGTACTTCCGCCGCGAGCTTCCCGTCAAACGCGCGGGCCAGGGCAACGACCTGTTCAGCGTGCTGTGCCGGGCCAGCACCGTGGAGGGGCACACCTTCACCGACGACGAGGTCGTCCAGCACATGATCTTCGTGATGATGGCCGCACACGACACCAGCACGATCGCCTCCGCCATGCTGGTGCACGAGCTGGGCAGGCATCCGGAGTGGCAGGAGCGGTTGCGCGCGGAATCCCGTGCGCTCGGCAAGGATTCGCTCGACTACGACGATCTGGACCGGCTGCCCGCGCTGGACATGGCGTTCAAGGAGGCACTGCGGATGTACGCGCCGGTCGCGCAGCAGGCCCGCGAGACCCTGCGCGACACCGACATCCTCGGCCACTACGTGCCGCGGGGAACACTGATCATGTGCGGCCCGTACACGATGATGCGCACCGACGAATTCTGGCGCGATCCCACCGCTTTCGACCCCGAGCGGTTCGCGCCGGAGCGCCGTGAGGACAAGTCGCACCGCTTCGCCTGGTCGCCGTTCGGCGGCGGGGCGCACAAGTGCATCGGGCTCTACTTCGGCGGGATGACGGTGAAGGCCGTGCTGCACCAGATGCTGCTCCGGTACCGCTGGACCGTGCCCGCGGACTACCAGGTGCCGCTGGTGGCGGGGACCGGTCCCACACCAGCCGACGGGCTGCCCATCCGGCTCGAACGGATCCGGCCGTGAGGCTCGCGGCCGACCGCGGCCGGTGCGAGGGGCACGGCATGTGCGAGGCGCTGGCGCCCGCGCTGTTCCGCGTCGGCGCGGACGGCGTCGTCGAGCCGCTCGTCGAGTCGGTATCGCCGCCGGATGCCGAGGTGGTGGCGCTGGCAGTCGACAGCTGTCCTGTCCAGGCGTTACGGTGGGCGGCGGATTGATTGTCATCGGCAAATATGTCGCTATACTCGCGAGGCTCGCCCTCTGACATCCTCGCGAGGAGACTCATGAACGAGTGGGATGGTGCGCATTCATCGGGTGCGGGACGCAAGATCACGCGCCGCACCGTGCTCGGCTGGGCGACGACGGCCGCTGTCGGCCTCGCCGCGTGCGACCGGGCGGCCGAGGAGGATCCCGCCGTCCGGAGCGAAGCCGACCTCATCGCGAACGAGGCCTACGTCTTCGGCTACCCGCTGGTGCTGATGCACGCGACGCGGGACGCCGCGCTGAAGAGCACGCCGATCAACCGCTTCCAGCACGCCGAGTCGCTGCCGACGCCGGATCGGCGCGACGTGGTGCGGATGAACCTGGACACGCTGTACTCCACCGCGTGGCTCGATCTTTCGCGCGGGCCGATCGTGCTTCAGGTTCCTGCGACCGACCCCGGCCGCTACTGGCTGATGCAGATCATGGATGCCTGGACCAACACCATCCACAATCCGAGCAGCGTGCGCCCCCAAGTCCGGCCCGGCGTGCCGACTCCGCCGTTCACCTACGTGATCACCGGCCCGAACTGGTCCGGCGCCCTCCCGGAGGATCTGACACCGCTGCCGACGCCGACCCCCACCGTCTGGATACTCGGTCGCATCCAGGTCAACGGCGCCGCCGACATCCCCGCCGTTCGTGACATCCAACGGGGGATACGGCTGGCGCCGCTCGACGACTGGGTCGCGCGCCGCGTCGCGCCCGCCGACCCGGTCGAACCCGCCGAACCGTCGAAGCCGCCCGCCGAGCAGGTCGACGACATGGACGCCAGAGACTTCTTCGACCAGCTCTGCGTCCTCATGGACACCGATCCACCCGCGCCCGCCGACGAACCCGCGATGGCACGGTTCGCCGAGATCGGGATCGCGCCGGGCGGCAGCGTCCGCGGCCTCTCCGACGCGGACTTGGCAGACGCGGCAACCGATGCCAAGCACACCATCGACGTCTACGTCGACCCGCAGACCCGAATAATCAACGACTGGACCTTCGATCCGCGAATCGGCACGTACGGCACCGATTACCTGCACCGCGCGTCCGTCGCGCGACACAACCTCGGCGCCAACCTGGCCGAGGACGCGATCTATCCCACCTACTACGGCACCGCGGACGACAACGGCACGCCCGCCCGGTTCCGCCTGCGCTTCGCCGCCGGACAGACGCCACCGGTCGACGCGTTCTGGTCGCTCACCGCGTACGGCGAGGACGACTACCTGGTGCCCAACCCGGCGGGTATCTACGCGGTGGGCCATCAGGTGCCCGTAGTGCCCGGCCTCGACGGCTCGATCGAGCTGGCGATTCAGCACGACGATCCGGGATCCGCGGTCCCACAGGGCAATTGGCTGCCGATTCCGTCGGAAGGCCCGTTCTCGCTCGCCATGCGGTTGTTCGCGCCGCGCCCCGAGGCGATCGCCGGCCGTTGGCAGCCGCCGCCGGTCACCCTCTTACCGTGAAGCGCGCGGCCGTCCCGTGCGTGCTGCGTAGTCTTGTCGCGACACGTCCGCCGAGCCGCGACCGGAGCGCCCCGTGACCGAACCAAGTCCCTTCCCGGTACGCGCGAGCGAGCGCCGCGCGCTCGACCGCGTCGGCGAACTCGCCGCGGAATTCCGTACTGTCGCGGCGGATTACGACGAACGTGCCGAGATCGCCGTCGAGCACCTGACCGCGTTGCGCGATGCCGAGGTCGATCGCGCGGTACTGCCGGAGCGCGTCGGCGGCACGGGCCTGAGCTATCAGGTGTTCGGACAGCTGGTGCGCACGCTGGCGAAGGCCGACCCCTCCACCGCGACCATCTGGACCATGCACGCGGGCGCGGGCGTCGCGCTGGCGGAGATCACCGCGGCGACGCTCGGTCCCTTCTTCGCCGAGGAATTCTTGGCGGGCAAGCGATTCGCTAACGCGCTCTCCGAACCCGCCAGCGGCAATCGGTTCCTCCAGCCGCAGCAGGAGGCGCTGCCCGCGCCCGGCGGCTGGGAGCTGACCGGCGCCAAGCGGTTCGTCTCCGGCGCCGAGATCGCCGACTACCTCTTCGTCAACGCCCTGGTCGACGGCGTGCCGACCTTCTTCGGCGTGGCGCCGGACGCGACGGTGTCGATCATTCCGATCTGGGACACCCTCGGGCTGCGCGCCACCCGCAGTCAGCTGCTGTCGTTCGAGCGAACTCTCCTGCGCGCCGAGTACCGCGGAAGACGGCCCGACGCGGGCGATTTCGCGGTGATCCCCGCCGGGCTGCCAGCCCTCTCGCTGGGCATCGCCGACGCGGCGCTGGACGCCCTGGTCGAGCACGCGTCGTCGCGGCTGATCCTCGGCGCCCCGCTGTCGCACCAGCAGTGGGTGCAGCACGAGGTCGCCGACGCGCAGACCAGGCTGGCCGCCGCGCATGCGCTGTACGAGCGCGCATTGTGGCAGGCGGACAACGGGATTCCGGCGTTCCTGCCCACGCTCGGGCGGGCCAAGTACCTCGCCAACAAGGTCGCCGTCGACGTCGCGCAACTCGGCGTGCGGGTCGGCGGCGCCTCCGGATACCTCAAGAGCTCGCCCATCCAGCGGCACCTGCGCGATGCCGAAGCCGGTCAGCTCATGGCGTATTCGACCGAGGTGCTCGCCGGTGTGATCGGCAAGGAAGTCCTCGGCGTGGTCGACGGGGAGTGATCCGGTCGCACGTCACGGGGTGACGATGGCGAAGCCGGGATCCGGCTTGTCGAACAGGCCGGGCAGCCGTGCCAGCGCCGCGGCGTCGCCCTCGATCGCGATCTCGCCGTCGCGCACCGCCGCGCGCAGATCGCCGCCCGCGAGAAAAGCCCGCAACAGCGCGGCGCGGGTGAGGACGATCGTGGCGTCCGGCGGGGGCAGTCCGTCGCCGGGGCGGCGGTCGTAGTGCACGAGCACACCGTTGCGCAGTTCGGCGCGGTGCGTGCGATCGCCCTCGTCGCGGAATCGCCAGTCGGTGACCAGCCGCGTGTCCCACGCCTTCGGTCCGTCGACGCGCAGCGACATCGCGTCGAACGCCTGCTCCACGCTGATCGCGGCGAGCAGGCCCGTCGAATTCGCCTGGGTCGGTGTGCCGAACGAGCCGTTGCGCAGTTCGTGCGCACCGCTGAGATAGAAGTTGCGCCAGGTGGCGTTCTCGGCGCCGTAGGCCAGCTGCTCGAAGGCGCTGGCCTGCAGATGCTTTGCCGTCGTATCGGCCGGGTCGGCGAAGACGACGTAGTTCACCATCTGCGCCACCCACCGATAGTCGCCCGCGTCGTAGGCGCGCTGCGCCTTCTTCAGGACCTCCTTCGCGCCGCCCATCGCCTCGACGTGGCGCTTGGCGGACTCGACCGGCGGATGTTCCCACAGGTGTGCGGGATTGCCGTCGAACCAGCCCATGTAGCGCTGGTAGACGGCCTTGACGTTGTGGCTGACCGAACCGTAATAGCCCTGTGCCGACCAGGTTTTCGTCAGCTCCGGCGGCAGCTGGATCAGCTCGGCGATCTCGGCGCCGACATGACCCTTGTTGAGCAGCCGCAGCGTCTGGTCGTTGAGGTAGCCGTACAGATCACGTTGCGCCGAAAGGAATTCCACGATCCGGTCGGTGCCCCAGACCGGCCAGTGATGGGAGGAGAACACCACGTCGCTGGCGCGGCCGTAGCGGTTGATCGATTCGGTCAGGTACTTCGACCACACGTGCGGGTCCCGGACCAGCGCGCCCCGCAGGGTCAGGATGTTGTGCATGGTGTGGGTGGCGTTCTCGGCCATGCACAGCACCCTGCGGTCGGGGAAGTAGAAGTTCATCTCCGAGGGCGCCTCGGTGCCCGGCGTCAGCTGGAACACCATGCGGACGCCGTCGATCGTCTCCTCTTGATCCGTGCGGACGATGTCGACGGTGGGCTCGATCAGGGTGACGGTGCCGAGCGAGGTGGTCTGTCCGAGGCCCGCCCCGATCTGTCCCTTCGGACCGCGCGGCAGGGCGGCGCCGTACATGTACGCCGCGCGGCGCGCCATCGCGGTCCCGGCGTAGATGTTCTCGGCGACAGCGTGTTCCAGGAAGCCGACGGGCGCGAGCGCCGGGCAGCGACCCTCGGCGACGTCCCGCTGGGTGGTCACGCCGAGCGCGCCGCCGAAGTGATCGACGTGGGAATGGCTGTAGATCAGACCGGTGACCGGACGGTTCCCGCGGTGCGCGCGGTAGAGCGCCAGTCCGGCGGCCGCGGTCTCGGCCGAGATCAGCGGGTCGATCACGATCACGCCGGTGTCGCCCTCGACCAGCGTCATGTTCGACAGGTCGAGACCGCGGATCTGATAGAAGCCGGGCGCGATCTCGTACAGTCCCTGCTTCACGGTGAGCTGGGATTGCCGCCACAGGCTCGGATGCGCCGACTGCGGGCAGGGTTCGCGCAGGAATGCGTAGGAGTCGTTGTCCCACACCACCTTTCCCCGCTCGTCGGTGACCACGCCTGGTTCGAGCGCGGCCAGGAAGCCGCGGTCGGCGTCGGCGAAGTCGGCGGTGTCGGAGAAGGGCAGGGTTTCGGCGGCCCGCTGGTTGGCGGCGCGAATGTGCTCGCTCGGGTCGGTCGGTGTCGCCGAGGGGCGCACCTGGTCGTCGTCCGCGCAGCCGCCGAGTCCGACGCCGACGCCCGCGGCCGCCAGCGCCGCCGCGCCGACGCCGAAGACGCCGCGCCGGGACACCCGCGGGCTCGTCGTGTCGCCGTTCTCCCGCTCGACCATGCGCGCTCCTAGCTCGTCGCGGGCGTTCGCCCCGTAGTTGCCGCCCATCGGCGGTTTCGGTCGACGATACGCACTATTGCAGTGATACTGCAATAGTGATTCCACCTCCGGATGTCGGCCGGACACGGGCCGGTCAGCGCTCGCCCGCGCGGTCTGTGATCGGATGCGGTCATGGCTGAGGGCACGACCGGCGCGCGACGGCGCCGCAATCCGGAGCAGACCCGGGGCGCGATCATCGACGCCCTGCTCGCCGCCGTGAAGGAGGGCATCTTCGCGCCGACGGCCAAGGACATCGCGCAGCGTGCGGGGGCCTCCGAGCGCAGCATCTTCGTGCACTTTCCGGCCATCGACGATCTGCGGATCGCCGCCGTCGACCGGCAGTCCGAACAGGTCGAGGCGCTGATCCGGACCATCGACCCCGCGCTGCCGCTGGACCGGCGCATCGAGCTGGTCGTCGAGCAGAGCGCCGACATCTTCGCGCTCCAGCGCAATCCCCGCGTGCTCGGCCTGCTCGAATCGCACAGCCTGCCCGCCGTCGACGCGCGAATGCGGCTGACCGACAGGCGGATTCGCGCCGCGCTCGCGCATGCGTTCGGCGCCGAACTGACGCGCGACGGCGAACGCGACGAGCAGCTGCTCGACGCGATCGACGCCACCGTCGGCTGGCCCTTCCGGCACCACCTGGTGGAACGGCGCGGACTTTCCCGTGCGGCCGCCTCCGCCGCCGTCCGGCGCGCGCTGGTGGCGCTGCTGGCCGCGGATCATTCCGGCCGGTCCGATTTCGGGTAGTCGACTACTCGCGCGATCCGGTTCGCGGTCGGCAGAATCGGCGAGCAAACAAGCCGAGTTCAAGGGGGTGCCAGATTGTCCGACGAGCGCAAGGCGTTGTCGCCCGCTCCGCACAACGAGCCGCCGCTGCGCGGCTTTCACGCACCGCGGCGGTACCAGCCGTGCCGGGTGCGCCCGCGCGGAGAGGCGACTGCCGGTGCGGGCGTTCAGCGCGTCGTCCGGGAATCGCACGCCACCGCGGTACAGGACGAGCTGCTCGTCTCGGCGCGCAAGTTCGCGGAGCGCTCGCTGCGCCTCACATTGGAGGTGCTGGACCAGCGCAGGCCGATCGGACAGCTGGCGTCCGTCGCCGACGCCGCGGTGGTGTCGGCGGTGCGCACCCTGATCGCGGGCGATCTGGCGCCGGGCCGCAGTCTGGGTGTCGCCGTGCTGGCGCGCGTCGCGGTGACACCGGTGGACGCGCGCACGGCGGAAGTCTTCGCCGGCTACGACCG contains the following coding sequences:
- a CDS encoding acyl-CoA dehydrogenase family protein; the protein is MTEPSPFPVRASERRALDRVGELAAEFRTVAADYDERAEIAVEHLTALRDAEVDRAVLPERVGGTGLSYQVFGQLVRTLAKADPSTATIWTMHAGAGVALAEITAATLGPFFAEEFLAGKRFANALSEPASGNRFLQPQQEALPAPGGWELTGAKRFVSGAEIADYLFVNALVDGVPTFFGVAPDATVSIIPIWDTLGLRATRSQLLSFERTLLRAEYRGRRPDAGDFAVIPAGLPALSLGIADAALDALVEHASSRLILGAPLSHQQWVQHEVADAQTRLAAAHALYERALWQADNGIPAFLPTLGRAKYLANKVAVDVAQLGVRVGGASGYLKSSPIQRHLRDAEAGQLMAYSTEVLAGVIGKEVLGVVDGE
- a CDS encoding alkyl/aryl-sulfatase, with translation MVERENGDTTSPRVSRRGVFGVGAAALAAAGVGVGLGGCADDDQVRPSATPTDPSEHIRAANQRAAETLPFSDTADFADADRGFLAALEPGVVTDERGKVVWDNDSYAFLREPCPQSAHPSLWRQSQLTVKQGLYEIAPGFYQIRGLDLSNMTLVEGDTGVIVIDPLISAETAAAGLALYRAHRGNRPVTGLIYSHSHVDHFGGALGVTTQRDVAEGRCPALAPVGFLEHAVAENIYAGTAMARRAAYMYGAALPRGPKGQIGAGLGQTTSLGTVTLIEPTVDIVRTDQEETIDGVRMVFQLTPGTEAPSEMNFYFPDRRVLCMAENATHTMHNILTLRGALVRDPHVWSKYLTESINRYGRASDVVFSSHHWPVWGTDRIVEFLSAQRDLYGYLNDQTLRLLNKGHVGAEIAELIQLPPELTKTWSAQGYYGSVSHNVKAVYQRYMGWFDGNPAHLWEHPPVESAKRHVEAMGGAKEVLKKAQRAYDAGDYRWVAQMVNYVVFADPADTTAKHLQASAFEQLAYGAENATWRNFYLSGAHELRNGSFGTPTQANSTGLLAAISVEQAFDAMSLRVDGPKAWDTRLVTDWRFRDEGDRTHRAELRNGVLVHYDRRPGDGLPPPDATIVLTRAALLRAFLAGGDLRAAVRDGEIAIEGDAAALARLPGLFDKPDPGFAIVTP
- a CDS encoding TetR/AcrR family transcriptional regulator — its product is MAEGTTGARRRRNPEQTRGAIIDALLAAVKEGIFAPTAKDIAQRAGASERSIFVHFPAIDDLRIAAVDRQSEQVEALIRTIDPALPLDRRIELVVEQSADIFALQRNPRVLGLLESHSLPAVDARMRLTDRRIRAALAHAFGAELTRDGERDEQLLDAIDATVGWPFRHHLVERRGLSRAAASAAVRRALVALLAADHSGRSDFG
- a CDS encoding Rv3235 family protein → MSDERKALSPAPHNEPPLRGFHAPRRYQPCRVRPRGEATAGAGVQRVVRESHATAVQDELLVSARKFAERSLRLTLEVLDQRRPIGQLASVADAAVVSAVRTLIAGDLAPGRSLGVAVLARVAVTPVDARTAEVFAGYDRGPRRFALAGRIVHTRASGWRLTVLRIR